Proteins encoded in a region of the Rutidosis leptorrhynchoides isolate AG116_Rl617_1_P2 chromosome 9, CSIRO_AGI_Rlap_v1, whole genome shotgun sequence genome:
- the LOC139866862 gene encoding U-box domain-containing protein 9-like: MESTGDIGTPTISETLCLILNDDKDVLTKVTAAKHIRKLTKTSQHCRRQFSDAIPPLVSMLHSPSLDAKTSALLALLNLAVQNESNKISIVDAGALEPIIELFKTGHLNMQEHATAALATLSASPVKRSIIGASGAIPFLVDVLDQGTPQAKMDAVMALSNLSSEKDNLFPILKSDPIPYLIDVLNSSKKSSKISERCTALVETLVSFEQGRVSLTSEEGGVLAIVEVLERGSPQNREHAVGILLTMCQSDRCRYREPILKEGVMPGLLELTVQGTPNAQTKSHTLLRLLRESPYPRSELEPDTLDNIVSDIISQIQGDEQCGNAKKMLADMVQVSMEQSLRHIQKRALVTPSDHLPITSNCASQVSLK, translated from the exons ATGGAGTCTACCGGAGATATCGGGACTCCGACAATCAGTGAGACCCTCTGTTTGATCCTTAACGATGATAAAGATGTTTTGACAAAAGTCACAGCCGCTAAACATATACGTAAACTCACGAAAACATCACAACATTGCCGGAGACAGTTTTCCGATGCAATACCACCTCTTGTTTCGATGCTTCACTCGCCTTCACTTGATGCCAAAACATCTGCTCTTCTTGCTCTTCTTAATCTTGCTGTCCAAAATGAATC AAACAAGATTAGTATTGTGGACGCAGGCGCATTGGAACCAATTATCGAATTATTTAAAACAGGTCATTTGAATATGCAAGAGCACGCAACGGCAGCATTAGCCACACTATCTGCATCACCTGTAAAAAGATCAATAATCGGTGCATCAGGCGCAATCCCATTTCTTGTCGATGTTCTTGATCAGGGCACACCTCAAGCCAAAATGGACGCTGTTATGGCACTTTCCAATTTATCATCCGAAAAAGATAATCTTTTTCCCATCCTTAAATCCGACCCAATTCCTTATTTAATCGACGTTCTTAACAGTTCAAAAAAATCGTCAAAAATATCTGAAAGATGTACAGCTCTTGTTGAAACTCTAGTTAGTTTCGAACAAGGACGAGTCTCTTTAACGTCAGAAGAAGGGGGTGTGCTTGCAATTGTGGAGGTTCTCGAACGTGGGTCCCCCCAAAACCGGGAACACGCAGTAGGGATCCTTTTAACAATGTGTCAAAGTGACAGGTGTAGGTATAGGGAACCAATACTTAAAGAAGGTGTGATGCCGGGGCTTTTGGAGCTCACGGTTCAAGGCACCCCAAACGCTCAAACGAAATCCCACACGCTTTTACGTTTATTACGTGAATCACCGTACCCAAGATCAGAACTTGAGCCTGATACGCTTGATAATATTGTGAGCGATATTATATCGCAAATTCAAGGGGACGAACAATGTGGAAACGCAAAGAAAATGTTAGCGGATATGGTGCAAGTTAGTATGGAACAGAGTTTAAGACATATACAAAAAAGGGCTCTTGTTACTCCATCTGATCATCTACCAATAACTAGTAACTGTGCTTCACAAGTTTCGTTAAAATAA